A single genomic interval of Homo sapiens chromosome 17 genomic patch of type NOVEL, GRCh38.p14 PATCHES HSCHR17_3_CTG1 harbors:
- the MIEF2 gene encoding mitochondrial dynamics protein MID49 isoform 2 (isoform 2 is encoded by transcript variant 2) produces the protein MGLSPNLDRQTMAEFSQKRGKRRSDEGLGSMVDFLLANARLVLGVGGAAVLGIATLAVKRFIDRATSPRDEDDTKADSWKELSLLKATPHLQPRPPPAALSQPVLPLAPSSSAPEGPAETDPEVTPQLSSPAPLCLTLQERLLAFERDRVTIPAAQVALAKQLAGDIALELQAYFRSKFPELPFGAFVPGGPLYDGLQAGAADHVRLLVPLVLEPGLWSLVPGVDTVARDPRCWAVRRTQLEFCPRGSSPWDRFLVGGYLSSRVLLELLRKALAASVNWPAIGSLLGCLIRPSMASEELLLEVQHERLELTVAVLVAVPGVDADDRLLLAWPLEGLAGNLWLQDLYPVEAARLRALDDHDAGTRRRLLLLLCAVCRGCSALGQLGRGHLTQVVLRLGEDNVDWTEEALGERFLQALELLIGSLEQASLPCHFNPSVNLFSSLREEEIDDIGYALYSGLQEPEGLL, from the exons ATGGGGCTGAGTCCCAATTTAGACAG GCAGACCATGGCAGAGTTCTCCCAGAAACGGGGGAAGCGGCGTAGCGACGAAGGGCTGGGCAGCATGGTGGACTTCCTCCTGGCCAATGCCCGCCTGGTGCTGGGCGTGGGCGGGGCTGCTGTGCTGGGCATTGCCACCCTGGCCGTGAAGCGG TTCATTGACAGGGCCACTAGCCCGCGGGATGAGGATGACACCAAGGCAGACAGCTGGAAGGAACTGAGCCTGCTCAAGGCCACACCACACCTGCAGCCCCGGCCTCCACCTGCTGCCCTTAGCCAGCCAGTGTTGCCCTTGGCCCCCTCGTCGTCTGCCCCAG AAGGGCCTGCAGAAACTGATCCTGAGGTGACACCACAGCTCAGCTCCCCAGCACCGCTGTGTCTGACACTGCAGGAGAGGCTGCTGGCCTTCGAGCGGGACCGTGTGACCATCCCAGCAGCCCAGGTGGCTTTGGCCAAACAGCTGGCTGGCGACATCGCCCTGGAGCTGCAGGCCTACTTTCGGAGCAAGTTCCCGGAACTGCCCTTTGGGGCATTCGTGCCTGGGGGGCCGCTCTACGACGGGCTGCAGGCGGGGGCTGCGGACCATGTGCGTCTCCTGGTGCCACTGGTGCTGGAGCCGGGCCTGTGGAGCCTGGTGCCGGGCGTGGACACTGTGGCGAGGGACCCTCGCTGCTGGGCCGTGCGCAGGACGCAGCTTGAGTTCTGCCCCCGTGGGAGCAGCCCCTGGGACCGCTTCCTGGTCGGGGGCTACCTCTCCTCCCGCGTCCTGCTGGAGCTACTCCGCAAGGCGCTGGCTGCTTCTGTCAACTGGCCGGCCATTGGCAGCCTTCTCGGGTGCCTGATCCGGCCCAGCATGGCCTCGGAGGAGCTGCTGCTCGAGGTGCAGCACGAACGCCTGGAGCTCACTGTGGCTGTGCTTGTGGCAGTCCCTGGGGTCGATGCTGACGACCGCCTCCTCTTGGCCTGGCCCCTGGAGGGGCTGGCGGGGAACCTCTGGCTGCAGGACCTGTATCCAGTGGAGGCTGCTAGGCTGCGAGCCCTGGACGACCATGACGCTGGGACTCGCcggcggctgctgctgctgctgtgtgcTGTCTGCCGTGGTTGCTCGGCTCTGGGGCAGCTAGGCCGGGGTCACCTGACCCAGGTGGTCCTGCGTCTGGGGGAGGACAACGTGGATTGGACGGAGGAGGCCTTGGGTGAGCGCTTCCTGCAAGCCCTGGAGCTGCTCATCGGCAGCCTGGAGCAGGCCAGCCTGCCCTGCCACTTCAACCCCAGCGTGAACCTCTTCAGCAGCTTGCGTGAGGAGGAGATTGACGACATTGGCTATGCGCTATACAGTGGCCTACAGGAGCCCGAGGGGCTGCTCTAG
- the MIEF2 gene encoding mitochondrial dynamics protein MID49 isoform X1, which produces MPSYRQTMAEFSQKRGKRRSDEGLGSMVDFLLANARLVLGVGGAAVLGIATLAVKRFIDRATSPRDEDDTKADSWKELSLLKATPHLQPRPPPAALSQPVLPLAPSSSAPEGPAETDPEVTPQLSSPAPLCLTLQERLLAFERDRVTIPAAQVALAKQLAGDIALELQAYFRSKFPELPFGAFVPGGPLYDGLQAGAADHVRLLVPLVLEPGLWSLVPGVDTVARDPRCWAVRRTQLEFCPRGSSPWDRFLVGGYLSSRVLLELLRKALAASVNWPAIGSLLGCLIRPSMASEELLLEVQHERLELTVAVLVAVPGVDADDRLLLAWPLEGLAGNLWLQDLYPVEAARLRALDDHDAGTRRRLLLLLCAVCRGCSALGQLGRGHLTQVVLRLGEDNVDWTEEALGERFLQALELLIGSLEQASLPCHFNPSVNLFSSLREEEIDDIGYALYSGLQEPEGLL; this is translated from the exons ATGCCATCTTACAG GCAGACCATGGCAGAGTTCTCCCAGAAACGGGGGAAGCGGCGTAGCGACGAAGGGCTGGGCAGCATGGTGGACTTCCTCCTGGCCAATGCCCGCCTGGTGCTGGGCGTGGGCGGGGCTGCTGTGCTGGGCATTGCCACCCTGGCCGTGAAGCGG TTCATTGACAGGGCCACTAGCCCGCGGGATGAGGATGACACCAAGGCAGACAGCTGGAAGGAACTGAGCCTGCTCAAGGCCACACCACACCTGCAGCCCCGGCCTCCACCTGCTGCCCTTAGCCAGCCAGTGTTGCCCTTGGCCCCCTCGTCGTCTGCCCCAG AAGGGCCTGCAGAAACTGATCCTGAGGTGACACCACAGCTCAGCTCCCCAGCACCGCTGTGTCTGACACTGCAGGAGAGGCTGCTGGCCTTCGAGCGGGACCGTGTGACCATCCCAGCAGCCCAGGTGGCTTTGGCCAAACAGCTGGCTGGCGACATCGCCCTGGAGCTGCAGGCCTACTTTCGGAGCAAGTTCCCGGAACTGCCCTTTGGGGCATTCGTGCCTGGGGGGCCGCTCTACGACGGGCTGCAGGCGGGGGCTGCGGACCATGTGCGTCTCCTGGTGCCACTGGTGCTGGAGCCGGGCCTGTGGAGCCTGGTGCCGGGCGTGGACACTGTGGCGAGGGACCCTCGCTGCTGGGCCGTGCGCAGGACGCAGCTTGAGTTCTGCCCCCGTGGGAGCAGCCCCTGGGACCGCTTCCTGGTCGGGGGCTACCTCTCCTCCCGCGTCCTGCTGGAGCTACTCCGCAAGGCGCTGGCTGCTTCTGTCAACTGGCCGGCCATTGGCAGCCTTCTCGGGTGCCTGATCCGGCCCAGCATGGCCTCGGAGGAGCTGCTGCTCGAGGTGCAGCACGAACGCCTGGAGCTCACTGTGGCTGTGCTTGTGGCAGTCCCTGGGGTCGATGCTGACGACCGCCTCCTCTTGGCCTGGCCCCTGGAGGGGCTGGCGGGGAACCTCTGGCTGCAGGACCTGTATCCAGTGGAGGCTGCTAGGCTGCGAGCCCTGGACGACCATGACGCTGGGACTCGCcggcggctgctgctgctgctgtgtgcTGTCTGCCGTGGTTGCTCGGCTCTGGGGCAGCTAGGCCGGGGTCACCTGACCCAGGTGGTCCTGCGTCTGGGGGAGGACAACGTGGATTGGACGGAGGAGGCCTTGGGTGAGCGCTTCCTGCAAGCCCTGGAGCTGCTCATCGGCAGCCTGGAGCAGGCCAGCCTGCCCTGCCACTTCAACCCCAGCGTGAACCTCTTCAGCAGCTTGCGTGAGGAGGAGATTGACGACATTGGCTATGCGCTATACAGTGGCCTACAGGAGCCCGAGGGGCTGCTCTAG
- the MIEF2 gene encoding mitochondrial dynamics protein MID49 isoform 3 (isoform 3 is encoded by transcript variant 3) yields the protein MAEFSQKRGKRRSDEGLGSMVDFLLANARLVLGVGGAAVLGIATLAVKRFIDRATSPRDEDDTKADSWKELSLLKATPHLQPRPPPAALSQPVLPLAPSSSAPGEAAGLRAGPCDHPSSPGGFGQTAGWRHRPGAAGLLSEQVPGTALWGIRAWGAALRRAAGGGCGPCASPGATGAGAGPVEPGAGRGHCGEGPSLLGRAQDAA from the exons ATGGCAGAGTTCTCCCAGAAACGGGGGAAGCGGCGTAGCGACGAAGGGCTGGGCAGCATGGTGGACTTCCTCCTGGCCAATGCCCGCCTGGTGCTGGGCGTGGGCGGGGCTGCTGTGCTGGGCATTGCCACCCTGGCCGTGAAGCGG TTCATTGACAGGGCCACTAGCCCGCGGGATGAGGATGACACCAAGGCAGACAGCTGGAAGGAACTGAGCCTGCTCAAGGCCACACCACACCTGCAGCCCCGGCCTCCACCTGCTGCCCTTAGCCAGCCAGTGTTGCCCTTGGCCCCCTCGTCGTCTGCCCCAG GAGAGGCTGCTGGCCTTCGAGCGGGACCGTGTGACCATCCCAGCAGCCCAGGTGGCTTTGGCCAAACAGCTGGCTGGCGACATCGCCCTGGAGCTGCAGGCCTACTTTCGGAGCAAGTTCCCGGAACTGCCCTTTGGGGCATTCGTGCCTGGGGGGCCGCTCTACGACGGGCTGCAGGCGGGGGCTGCGGACCATGTGCGTCTCCTGGTGCCACTGGTGCTGGAGCCGGGCCTGTGGAGCCTGGTGCCGGGCGTGGACACTGTGGCGAGGGACCCTCGCTGCTGGGCCGTGCGCAGGACGCAGCTTGA
- the MIEF2 gene encoding mitochondrial dynamics protein MID49 isoform 1 (isoform 1 is encoded by transcript variant 1) has protein sequence MAEFSQKRGKRRSDEGLGSMVDFLLANARLVLGVGGAAVLGIATLAVKRFIDRATSPRDEDDTKADSWKELSLLKATPHLQPRPPPAALSQPVLPLAPSSSAPEGPAETDPEVTPQLSSPAPLCLTLQERLLAFERDRVTIPAAQVALAKQLAGDIALELQAYFRSKFPELPFGAFVPGGPLYDGLQAGAADHVRLLVPLVLEPGLWSLVPGVDTVARDPRCWAVRRTQLEFCPRGSSPWDRFLVGGYLSSRVLLELLRKALAASVNWPAIGSLLGCLIRPSMASEELLLEVQHERLELTVAVLVAVPGVDADDRLLLAWPLEGLAGNLWLQDLYPVEAARLRALDDHDAGTRRRLLLLLCAVCRGCSALGQLGRGHLTQVVLRLGEDNVDWTEEALGERFLQALELLIGSLEQASLPCHFNPSVNLFSSLREEEIDDIGYALYSGLQEPEGLL, from the exons ATGGCAGAGTTCTCCCAGAAACGGGGGAAGCGGCGTAGCGACGAAGGGCTGGGCAGCATGGTGGACTTCCTCCTGGCCAATGCCCGCCTGGTGCTGGGCGTGGGCGGGGCTGCTGTGCTGGGCATTGCCACCCTGGCCGTGAAGCGG TTCATTGACAGGGCCACTAGCCCGCGGGATGAGGATGACACCAAGGCAGACAGCTGGAAGGAACTGAGCCTGCTCAAGGCCACACCACACCTGCAGCCCCGGCCTCCACCTGCTGCCCTTAGCCAGCCAGTGTTGCCCTTGGCCCCCTCGTCGTCTGCCCCAG AAGGGCCTGCAGAAACTGATCCTGAGGTGACACCACAGCTCAGCTCCCCAGCACCGCTGTGTCTGACACTGCAGGAGAGGCTGCTGGCCTTCGAGCGGGACCGTGTGACCATCCCAGCAGCCCAGGTGGCTTTGGCCAAACAGCTGGCTGGCGACATCGCCCTGGAGCTGCAGGCCTACTTTCGGAGCAAGTTCCCGGAACTGCCCTTTGGGGCATTCGTGCCTGGGGGGCCGCTCTACGACGGGCTGCAGGCGGGGGCTGCGGACCATGTGCGTCTCCTGGTGCCACTGGTGCTGGAGCCGGGCCTGTGGAGCCTGGTGCCGGGCGTGGACACTGTGGCGAGGGACCCTCGCTGCTGGGCCGTGCGCAGGACGCAGCTTGAGTTCTGCCCCCGTGGGAGCAGCCCCTGGGACCGCTTCCTGGTCGGGGGCTACCTCTCCTCCCGCGTCCTGCTGGAGCTACTCCGCAAGGCGCTGGCTGCTTCTGTCAACTGGCCGGCCATTGGCAGCCTTCTCGGGTGCCTGATCCGGCCCAGCATGGCCTCGGAGGAGCTGCTGCTCGAGGTGCAGCACGAACGCCTGGAGCTCACTGTGGCTGTGCTTGTGGCAGTCCCTGGGGTCGATGCTGACGACCGCCTCCTCTTGGCCTGGCCCCTGGAGGGGCTGGCGGGGAACCTCTGGCTGCAGGACCTGTATCCAGTGGAGGCTGCTAGGCTGCGAGCCCTGGACGACCATGACGCTGGGACTCGCcggcggctgctgctgctgctgtgtgcTGTCTGCCGTGGTTGCTCGGCTCTGGGGCAGCTAGGCCGGGGTCACCTGACCCAGGTGGTCCTGCGTCTGGGGGAGGACAACGTGGATTGGACGGAGGAGGCCTTGGGTGAGCGCTTCCTGCAAGCCCTGGAGCTGCTCATCGGCAGCCTGGAGCAGGCCAGCCTGCCCTGCCACTTCAACCCCAGCGTGAACCTCTTCAGCAGCTTGCGTGAGGAGGAGATTGACGACATTGGCTATGCGCTATACAGTGGCCTACAGGAGCCCGAGGGGCTGCTCTAG
- the TOP3A gene encoding DNA topoisomerase 3-alpha isoform 2 (isoform 2 is encoded by transcript variant 2) yields MNLIIICMARQSCNPLVLFEAEIEKYCPENFVDIKKTLERETRQCQALVIWTDCDREGENIGFEIIHVCKAVKPNLQVLRARFSEITPHAVRTACENLTEPDQRVSDAVDVRQELDLRIGAAFTRFQTLRLQRIFPEVLAEQLISYGSCQFPTLGFVVERFKAIQAFVPEIFHRIKVTHDHKDGIVEFNWKRHRLFNHTACLVLYQLCVEDPMATVVEVRSKPKSKWRPQALDTVELEKLASRKLRINAKETMRIAEKLYTQGYISYPRTETNIFPRDLNLTVLVEQQTPDPRWGAFAQSILERGGPTPRNGNKSDQAHPPIHPTKYTNNLQGDEQRLYEFIVRHFLACCSQDAQGQETTVEIDIAQERFVAHGLMILARNYLDVYPYDHWSDKILPVYEQGSHFQPSTVEMVDGETSPPKLLTEADLIALMEKHGIGTDATHAEHIETIKARMYVGLTPDKRFLPGHLGMGLVEGYDSMGYEMSKPDLRAELEADLKLICDGKKDKFVVLRQQVQKYKQVFIEAVAKAKKLDEALAQYFGNGTELAQQEDIYPAMPEPIRKCPQCNKDMVLKTKKNGGFYLSCMGFPECRSAVWLPDSVLEASRDSSVCPVCQPHPVYRLKLKFKRGSLPPTMPLEFVCCIGGCDDTLREILDLRFSGGPPRASQPSGRLQANQSLNRMDNSQHPQPADSRQTGSSKALAQTLPPPTAAGESNSVTCNCGQEAVLLTVRKEGPNRGRQFFKCNGGSCNFFLWADSPNPGAGGPPALAYRPLGASLGCPPGPGIHLGGFGNPGDGSGSGTSCLCSQPSVTRTVQKDGPNKGRQFHTCAKPREQQCGFFQWVDENTAPGTSGAPSWTGDRGRTLESEARSKRPRASSSDMGSTAKKPRKCSLCHQPGHTRPFCPQNR; encoded by the exons TAAAGCCCAATCTGCAGGTGTTGCGAGCCCGATTCTCTGAGATCACACCCCATGCCGTCAGGACAGCTTGTGAAAACCTGACCGAGCCTGATCAGAGGGTGAGCGATGCTGTGGATGTGAGGCAGGAGCTGGACCTGAGGATTG GAGCTGCCTTTACTAGGTTCCAGACCCTGCGGCTTCAGAGGATTTTTCCTGAGGTGCTGGCAGAGCAGCTCATCAGTTACGGCAGCTGCCAGTTCCCCACACTGGGCTTTGTGGTGGAGCGGTTCAAAGCCATTCAGGCTTTTGTACCAGAAATCTTCCACAGAATTAAAG TAACTCATGACCACAAAGATGGTATCGTAGAATTCAACTGGAAAAGGCATCGACTCTTTAACCACACGGCTTGCCTAGTTCTCTATCAGTTGTGTGTGGAG GATCCCATGGCAACTGTGGTAGAGGTCAGATCTAAGCCCAAGAGCAAGTGGCGGCCTCAAGCCTTGGACACTGTG GAGCTTGAGAAGCTGGCTTCTCGAAAGTTGAGAATAAATGCTAAAGAAACCATGAGGATTGCTGAGAAGCTCTACACTCAAGG GTACATCAGCTATCCCCGAACAGAAACAAACATTTTTCCCAGAGACTTAAACCTGACGGTGTTGGTGGAACAGCAGACCCCCGATCCACGCTGGGGGGCCTTTGCCCAGAGCATTCTAGAGCGGGGTGGTCCCACCCCACGCAATGGGAACAAGTCTGACCAAGCTCACCCTCCCATTCACCCCACCAAATACACCAACAACTTACAG GGAGATGAACAGCGACTGTACGAGTTTATTGTTCGCCATTTCCTGGCTTGCTGCTCCCAGGATGCTCAGGGGCAGGAGACCACAGTGGAGATCGACATCGCTCAGGAACGCTTTGTGGCCCATGGCCTCATGATTCTGGCCCGAAACTATCTGGATGTGTATCCATATGATCACTGGAGTGACAAG ATCCTCCCTGTCTATGAGCAAGGATCCCACTTTCAGCCCAGCACCGTGGAGATGGTGGACGGGGAGACCAGCCCACCCAAGCTGCTCACCGAGGCCGACCTCATTGCCCTCATGGAGAAGCATGGCATTG GTACGGATGCCACTCATGCGGAGCACATCGAGACCATCAAAGCCCGGATGTACGTGGGCCTCACCCCAGACAAGCGGTTCCTCCCTGGGCACCTGGGCATGGGACTTGTGGAAG GTTATGATTCCATGGGCTATGAAATGTCTAAGCCTGACCTCCGGGCTGAACTGGAAGCTGATCTGAAGCTGATCTGTGATGGCAAAAAGGACAAATTTGTGGTTCTAAGGCAGCAAGTGCAGAAATACAAGCAGGTTTTCATTGAAGCGGTGGCTAAAGCAAAGAA ATTGGACGAGGCCTTGGCCCAGTACTTTGGGAATGGGACAGAGTTGGCCCAGCAAGAAGATATCTACCCAGCCATGCCAGAGCCCATCAGGAAGTGCCCACAGTGCAACAAGGACATGGTCCTTAAGACCAAGAAGAATGGCGG GTTCTACCTCAGCTGCATGGGTTTCCCAGAGTGTCGCTCAGCTGTGTGGCTTCCTGACTCGGTGCTGGAGGCCAGCAGGGACAGCAGTGTGTGTCCAGTTTGTCAGCCACACCCTGTGTACAG GTTAAAGTTAAAGTTTAAGCGCGGTAGCCTTCCCCCGACCATGCCTCTGGAGTTTGTTTGCTGCATCGGCGGATGCGACGACACCCTGAGGGAGATCCTGGACCTGAGATTTTCAGGGGGCCCCCCCAGGGCTAGCCAGCCCTCTGGCCGCCTGCAGGCTAACCAGTCCCTGAACAGGATGGACAACAGCCAGCACCCCCAGCCTGCTGACAGCAGACAGACTGGGTCCTCAAAGGCTCTGGCCCAGACCCTCCCACCACCCACGGCTGCTGGTGAAAGCAATTCTGTGACCTGCAACTGTGGCCAGGAGGCTGTGCTGCTCACTGTCCGTAAGGAGGGCCCCAACCGGGGCCGGCAGTTCTTTAAGTGCAACGGAGGTAGCTGCAACTTCTTCCTGTGGGCAGACAGCCCCAATCCGGGAGCAGGAgggcctcctgccttggcatatAGACCCCTGGGCGCCTCCCTGGGATGCCCACCAGGCCCAGGGATCCACCTAGGTGGGTTTGGCAACCCTGGTGATGGCAGTGGTAGTGGCACATCCTGCCTTTGCAGCCAGCCCTCCGTCACACGGACTGTGCAGAAGGATGGACCCAACAAGGGGCGCCAGTTCCACACATGTGCCAAGCCGAGAGAGCAGCAGTGTGGCTTTTTCCAGTGGGTCGATGAGAACACCGCTCCAG GGACTTCTGGAGCCCCGTCCTGGacaggagacagaggaagaacCCTGGAGTCGGAAGCCAGAAGCAAAAGGCCCCGGGCCAGTTCCTCAGACATGGGGTCCACAGCAAAGAAACCCCGGAAATGCAGCCTTTGCCACCAGCCTGGACACACCCGTCCCTTTTGTCCTCAGAACAGATGA
- the TOP3A gene encoding DNA topoisomerase 3-alpha isoform X1: protein MATVVEVRSKPKSKWRPQALDTVELEKLASRKLRINAKETMRIAEKLYTQGYISYPRTETNIFPRDLNLTVLVEQQTPDPRWGAFAQSILERGGPTPRNGNKSDQAHPPIHPTKYTNNLQGDEQRLYEFIVRHFLACCSQDAQGQETTVEIDIAQERFVAHGLMILARNYLDVYPYDHWSDKILPVYEQGSHFQPSTVEMVDGETSPPKLLTEADLIALMEKHGIGTDATHAEHIETIKARMYVGLTPDKRFLPGHLGMGLVEGYDSMGYEMSKPDLRAELEADLKLICDGKKDKFVVLRQQVQKYKQVFIEAVAKAKKLDEALAQYFGNGTELAQQEDIYPAMPEPIRKCPQCNKDMVLKTKKNGGFYLSCMGFPECRSAVWLPDSVLEASRDSSVCPVCQPHPVYRLKLKFKRGSLPPTMPLEFVCCIGGCDDTLREILDLRFSGGPPRASQPSGRLQANQSLNRMDNSQHPQPADSRQTGSSKALAQTLPPPTAAGESNSVTCNCGQEAVLLTVRKEGPNRGRQFFKCNGGSCNFFLWADSPNPGAGGPPALAYRPLGASLGCPPGPGIHLGGFGNPGDGSGSGTSCLCSQPSVTRTVQKDGPNKGRQFHTCAKPREQQCGFFQWVDENTAPGTSGAPSWTGDRGRTLESEARSKRPRASSSDMGSTAKKPRKCSLCHQPGHTRPFCPQNR from the exons ATGGCAACTGTGGTAGAGGTCAGATCTAAGCCCAAGAGCAAGTGGCGGCCTCAAGCCTTGGACACTGTG GAGCTTGAGAAGCTGGCTTCTCGAAAGTTGAGAATAAATGCTAAAGAAACCATGAGGATTGCTGAGAAGCTCTACACTCAAGG GTACATCAGCTATCCCCGAACAGAAACAAACATTTTTCCCAGAGACTTAAACCTGACGGTGTTGGTGGAACAGCAGACCCCCGATCCACGCTGGGGGGCCTTTGCCCAGAGCATTCTAGAGCGGGGTGGTCCCACCCCACGCAATGGGAACAAGTCTGACCAAGCTCACCCTCCCATTCACCCCACCAAATACACCAACAACTTACAG GGAGATGAACAGCGACTGTACGAGTTTATTGTTCGCCATTTCCTGGCTTGCTGCTCCCAGGATGCTCAGGGGCAGGAGACCACAGTGGAGATCGACATCGCTCAGGAACGCTTTGTGGCCCATGGCCTCATGATTCTGGCCCGAAACTATCTGGATGTGTATCCATATGATCACTGGAGTGACAAG ATCCTCCCTGTCTATGAGCAAGGATCCCACTTTCAGCCCAGCACCGTGGAGATGGTGGACGGGGAGACCAGCCCACCCAAGCTGCTCACCGAGGCCGACCTCATTGCCCTCATGGAGAAGCATGGCATTG GTACGGATGCCACTCATGCGGAGCACATCGAGACCATCAAAGCCCGGATGTACGTGGGCCTCACCCCAGACAAGCGGTTCCTCCCTGGGCACCTGGGCATGGGACTTGTGGAAG GTTATGATTCCATGGGCTATGAAATGTCTAAGCCTGACCTCCGGGCTGAACTGGAAGCTGATCTGAAGCTGATCTGTGATGGCAAAAAGGACAAATTTGTGGTTCTAAGGCAGCAAGTGCAGAAATACAAGCAGGTTTTCATTGAAGCGGTGGCTAAAGCAAAGAA ATTGGACGAGGCCTTGGCCCAGTACTTTGGGAATGGGACAGAGTTGGCCCAGCAAGAAGATATCTACCCAGCCATGCCAGAGCCCATCAGGAAGTGCCCACAGTGCAACAAGGACATGGTCCTTAAGACCAAGAAGAATGGCGG GTTCTACCTCAGCTGCATGGGTTTCCCAGAGTGTCGCTCAGCTGTGTGGCTTCCTGACTCGGTGCTGGAGGCCAGCAGGGACAGCAGTGTGTGTCCAGTTTGTCAGCCACACCCTGTGTACAG GTTAAAGTTAAAGTTTAAGCGCGGTAGCCTTCCCCCGACCATGCCTCTGGAGTTTGTTTGCTGCATCGGCGGATGCGACGACACCCTGAGGGAGATCCTGGACCTGAGATTTTCAGGGGGCCCCCCCAGGGCTAGCCAGCCCTCTGGCCGCCTGCAGGCTAACCAGTCCCTGAACAGGATGGACAACAGCCAGCACCCCCAGCCTGCTGACAGCAGACAGACTGGGTCCTCAAAGGCTCTGGCCCAGACCCTCCCACCACCCACGGCTGCTGGTGAAAGCAATTCTGTGACCTGCAACTGTGGCCAGGAGGCTGTGCTGCTCACTGTCCGTAAGGAGGGCCCCAACCGGGGCCGGCAGTTCTTTAAGTGCAACGGAGGTAGCTGCAACTTCTTCCTGTGGGCAGACAGCCCCAATCCGGGAGCAGGAgggcctcctgccttggcatatAGACCCCTGGGCGCCTCCCTGGGATGCCCACCAGGCCCAGGGATCCACCTAGGTGGGTTTGGCAACCCTGGTGATGGCAGTGGTAGTGGCACATCCTGCCTTTGCAGCCAGCCCTCCGTCACACGGACTGTGCAGAAGGATGGACCCAACAAGGGGCGCCAGTTCCACACATGTGCCAAGCCGAGAGAGCAGCAGTGTGGCTTTTTCCAGTGGGTCGATGAGAACACCGCTCCAG GGACTTCTGGAGCCCCGTCCTGGacaggagacagaggaagaacCCTGGAGTCGGAAGCCAGAAGCAAAAGGCCCCGGGCCAGTTCCTCAGACATGGGGTCCACAGCAAAGAAACCCCGGAAATGCAGCCTTTGCCACCAGCCTGGACACACCCGTCCCTTTTGTCCTCAGAACAGATGA